The sequence TAGAACTGGTCAGTGTTGAAGAGCTTGCTAAACGTGCTGATTATATCACTGTTCATGTACCACTTACTAAGGAAACTGCCAATGCTCTTTCCACCGAGTTTTTCACCAACATGAAAAAAGACGCCATGTTCATTGATTGTGCCCGTGGTGGAGTGTGTGATGAAGAGGCGTTGTATAAGGCGCTGGTAGATGGTGAGATTGCAGGGGCTGCCCTTGATGTATTTGCTCAGGAACCAACTACTAAGGAAAACTGCCCCTTGCTTGGTTTGAAAAATTTTATCTGCACGCCACATCTTGGGGCATCGACTACAGAGGCCCAGGAAAATGTTGCCACAGCTATTGCTGCACAGGTGGCAGAGTATCTGACCAAGGGAGTGGTTGTCAATGCGGTCAATGTTCCATCCGTTAGTGACGACGTTCTGGCCCAGGTCGGCCCTTATATTAATCTGGGTGAAATGCTCGGTTCTCTTCATATGCAAATCGCAAAGGGTGGAGTCGAGGAAGTATCGATTGAATATTCGGGAGAGCTTGCAGAACTCAATACCAGCCCCGTTACCGTTGCTTTTCTGAAAGGTCTGTTTACTCCGATCCTCAAAGATGCAGTGAACTATGTGAATGCTCCTGTGATTGCCAGAGATCGCGGTATACGTGTGATTGAGTCCAGAAGCGACAGTTCAAGTGACTTTGTCAATGTGCTTCGTATTAAAGTTGTAACCAATGAGGGAGAGAATGTACTTGTCGGCACCGTTTTTGGAAAAAACGAGCCTCGCCTGGTACGTTTGAATACCTTCCGCCTTGAAGCCCAGGCTGCAGGGCCAATGCTTTTGGTTTATAATAACGACGTTCCAGGTGTCATTGGTGCGCTCGGCACAATACTTGGCAAAAATGGTGTTAATATTTCGCGGATGACAGTGGGACGCGAAGATGCTTCGAGTCAAAACATTATTCTCTGCAGTACCGATTCTGTTATTTCAAAGGAATTGTTGGAAGAAGTGAAGCAGCTGGATAATATTGATGATGCTCTGGCTCTGGAACTTGTCTAACTGATTTCACTATGTAGTGAGTTGCCGAAAGTTGAAAAATCCGGGGTGCGAGCCCCGGTTTTTTCCTGTGTAATGTATTTCTTTTACAAGAGGATTTTATGACTTCTGAATTTGAGCAGGGCTGTCCCTGCGGTGACGGAAAAGTACCAAATCAGGAAGGGAAATGTGTTATGCCTGAGGTTACTTTCATGGCCCTTGTCATGTCTTTGAATTCTTCGGCCCTGTTTCATCTTGGAGAAATTGCAAATCCCGAAACCGGAGAAAAGCTGGTTGATTTCTCCCTTGCACGTCATGCCATAGATACTCTGATGTTGCTGCAGGAGAAGACCAGAGGGAACCTGGATGCTGATGAAACGGAAATGTTGAAAAATATTCTCTACGATGTGAAAATTCGTTTTGTTCAGGTAGTAAAAGATAAGAAAATGGCAGCATAACTTTTACGATCTGTTTGAAAATGAAAGGATTCACTGAAACAGTCGTCATTAAGCCTCCTGCAAAAGTTAACCTGAGTCTGCACATCATTGGGAAGCGCTCGGATGGATACCATGATCTGGATTCTGTGATGCAGAAAATCGATCTTACTGACACTTTGACTCTTTCTCGTTGTGATGAGCCGGGAGTGCAGCTTTACTGCCCTGGATCCGATGTTCCTGAGGATGAGTCTAATCTGGTATGGAAGGCAGCACTCCTTTTTTTGAAAGAAGCAGGACTTGAAGATTCGTGTGGAGTCTCGATTGTCCTTGAAAAGAATATTCCCATCGCTGCCGGCCTTGGCGGAGGGAGCAGCGATGCCGGCTGTCTGCTCACTGCTATGAATCGATTGCTGCAGGCAGGGTTTAGCCAGGAGGTGTTACTTCGACTGGCGAAATCATTGGGTGCTGATGTTCCGTTCTTTGTTGTGCCTCATTCAGCAGTGCGGGCCACGGGAATTGGAGATAGAATGAAAGAACAGGAATCGCTTAGAGACTGTTCACTCCTTCTGGTAAATCCCGGTTTTTCTGTCTCCACAGCCTGGGTTTATGAAAATTATACATTGACAAGGATGGATAAAGATTCTAGATTGTCTGATCCTCGTGAAAAAGGTAGCAGGAGTGGATTTGTGTATCCATTGCACAACGATCTGGAAGCTGTAACGATTAAGCGATATCCGGAAATTGAGACTATCAAACGCTTTATGCTTGATAATGGGGCTTCATCTGCTCTGATGTCGGGGAGCGGCCCGACTGTTTTCGGCGTTTTCCCAGATTTGATCGACGCGGAAAATGATCGTTTGCATAAATGTGCAGCAGAATTTAAAAGAAAATATGGGAAGGGTGTTTTTGTTACTCGACCTGTTATAAATGGGGTGTAGCCAAGCGGTTAAGGCACCAGGTTTTGATCCTGGCATGCGGAGGTTCGAATCCTCCCACCCCA comes from Desulfocapsa sulfexigens DSM 10523 and encodes:
- the serA gene encoding phosphoglycerate dehydrogenase → MKVLISDSMSPLGEKILTDAGLEVDVKTGLTPDELKEVIGEYDGLVVRSATKATAEIIDAAENLKVIGRAGIGLDNVDIPAASQKGIVVMNAPDGNATTAAEHAIGMMMSLSRNIPQATASMKEGKWEKKSFMGRELTGKTLGIFGIGRIGAIAANRAQGLKMKVIAYDPHMPKEMVDKLGVELVSVEELAKRADYITVHVPLTKETANALSTEFFTNMKKDAMFIDCARGGVCDEEALYKALVDGEIAGAALDVFAQEPTTKENCPLLGLKNFICTPHLGASTTEAQENVATAIAAQVAEYLTKGVVVNAVNVPSVSDDVLAQVGPYINLGEMLGSLHMQIAKGGVEEVSIEYSGELAELNTSPVTVAFLKGLFTPILKDAVNYVNAPVIARDRGIRVIESRSDSSSDFVNVLRIKVVTNEGENVLVGTVFGKNEPRLVRLNTFRLEAQAAGPMLLVYNNDVPGVIGALGTILGKNGVNISRMTVGREDASSQNIILCSTDSVISKELLEEVKQLDNIDDALALELV
- a CDS encoding DUF1844 domain-containing protein, giving the protein MTSEFEQGCPCGDGKVPNQEGKCVMPEVTFMALVMSLNSSALFHLGEIANPETGEKLVDFSLARHAIDTLMLLQEKTRGNLDADETEMLKNILYDVKIRFVQVVKDKKMAA
- the ispE gene encoding 4-(cytidine 5'-diphospho)-2-C-methyl-D-erythritol kinase, with protein sequence MKGFTETVVIKPPAKVNLSLHIIGKRSDGYHDLDSVMQKIDLTDTLTLSRCDEPGVQLYCPGSDVPEDESNLVWKAALLFLKEAGLEDSCGVSIVLEKNIPIAAGLGGGSSDAGCLLTAMNRLLQAGFSQEVLLRLAKSLGADVPFFVVPHSAVRATGIGDRMKEQESLRDCSLLLVNPGFSVSTAWVYENYTLTRMDKDSRLSDPREKGSRSGFVYPLHNDLEAVTIKRYPEIETIKRFMLDNGASSALMSGSGPTVFGVFPDLIDAENDRLHKCAAEFKRKYGKGVFVTRPVINGV